From Manihot esculenta cultivar AM560-2 chromosome 18, M.esculenta_v8, whole genome shotgun sequence:
TTCATGTGTTAATCTTGGATATGGAGAAAACTTCCAGTTCCTGTAATTGAGTAGTTCTATTTGAAAGTAATGATATTTTTTGGATTAATTATTTTTCGTGCGATTATGACAGAAGTGGTTAAAGTTTTGTTTGATGATAAGACAAAATTTCTATATCTGAACTGCAGAAAAACATGCTGGCATTTTAGGCTGTCACGGATTTTGAGGCCAAGATATGGTATGGCTGGCTGGATGGTTTTCTGATTAATGCAGCTCTTGAGATCACACGTTGAATCTTCAACTGGTTTTACTTTGATTCTGCCTTTTTTTGAGTCCTTGTTCATTTTTTGAAAAGCCTATACTTACGTGATAACTGGTAATTGGTAAACCAGGTCCAGTTTCTGGGCAACTTCCTCTCCTATCCCGTGGGCTGAAAAGTGAAAAGTTCTTAAGCTGGCATAAGAAATTTGGTAATCCTGTCGCCAACTTCCTAGATCAAATTCTCGGCAATTTCCTCATTATTTAATCGAAATTACTGATTAAAAAAAGCAAGATACAAGCAATTAAATTCTTATTAGACCATCATTAGTACACACATGCCATACTTAGTCTTCTAACAAGAACAACTTTATTAATCTTCTTGATTATTTTATCCCAAATCATACTTTCCATACGCAGACACCATTGTTGGATCAAACTTTTGATGCAGCCATGAGTCATCATATATCAATGGATGACCCTCTATTACAAGTCACAAATATTTCTCAAAAATACAAATCCAATAATAACTTTTTTGAAACTCGTCCAATAAATAATTAACCAATATTTCTTACTATTTCATTGAATTTTTTGGATTACTTTTTTTAGTTATCCCAATTAATGGGtttagaattttttaattttttttttgaaatcaatggttttagatattttattctGCATATTCGATGAATGTATACAGATTACGTCTAATACATATCACCTAATTTACAGATATGATAAGAGATGTTTTGGTATATCATGTCATGAGATTTTCTATATATTAGTTGGAAAGATACAGAAAGTAAGTTAAATTTgagtaatatataataatattaatgattGTTTAGAGATGGATAGTTTGTTTCCTTCTACTTGTTGCTGATCGTTGCTTTATTTGGTCTGTTAAGTAGTGCTCTCcatatcttcttttttttttcttttgggaaATAAAACAAACACTTTCTGGCTCGAGAAACATTTTGCTTGGTAGCTTTGAAGATTTGGGCCGTAGCTCAACCCAATTAGTATTCAGAGCAACATCCCAGATGACCCAATATTAATCTTTCTCTTTGACATACATGGGCTTGTATTTCTTGAATCCATGTACatataatgaaatattttaatggaaTGGATTAAGCAACTCGTTTGTGATGCTTGTTAACATCTATTGTGCGTCAGGTTTGAAAGCAACGAGACAAATCGTTATAGGTTAAGCATCAGCTGAACTCTTTGGTTTATGATGATTGGCCTCATCTTAGAATCAAACATGTAATAAAGAAACAAAAACAAAGTGGCAAAAGTCcatttcattataaaaatttgaaagaagAGAACCGATATAACCAAGAACTTTGCCAACCATATAGTCAAGTCTATGTCAAGCTCAATCAGATTTGTCATTTTTCTTGCTTTTAATCAGAACAATGGAGATGGGTATCTAATGCCTAtgcataaaatatatgaaaaaaggAATTAATAAAATGTTCTTGCTTAGCTAACAGTACTGTCGGATTCCTTTTATGAATGTTGCATAGCTGTTTCGGTCCCCGAAAGCTGGTGGTTTCTTAGTCTCTCTCACCAGGTTCAGACAAAAGCAAGTTTCTTACTCTTGCACAAGGAAAGAATAggatattgataaaaatttgaaGTATGAATTTGAAGTtgaagttttaaatgaaaatgaaattaaCCTAACCCACTTTCCAAGTTTCCATTCAAAAAATACCCTATCTCTCCACAAATCCATGTTacatttatgggtttttgaccATTTTAGTTCTATCATTTTCGCAATTTCTTTTCTTGGGATTTGCTGCTTATATTGCTTTCTATTAGTGTTTTGAGTTAGGTGAGCTTGTGGTCTACTACCCACTTGAAGATTTTGGTTGAAATGATTCAATTTTAAGTTCCCACTAAAGAAGCTCCAACATAATTACTCCAAACCTGTAGGCTTGCTACAACATACGAAGTTTTAAACAGAAAAAAATCGCTAactaaaaacatattaaaatttatggataaatattgaaattttattattaaatataaaaaataaagtatttgTGATCATTATTATAGCCATTTTATGGTGTGTTTGCTCATttcaaatcaaataattttataaaagttatCCTGACTCAAATTAAACCTCATGGTGACATGTCATCATCCCATGAGAATGACTTCATTCTTtggggaagaaaaaaaaaaaggaaaaatgtaCACGTGGGTTGCGCAAATTGAACAATTTCAAcacaaataataattaattaatcaaaccAGTTAATTGTGGGAGCATTTATGAAGAGTGGGTGAAGGATGGTGTAATGCAAATATGAAATAGCTAAGAAATTAACATGTTCATTAATTGGTATgtgcataaaaaaaatcattatttattttttaaatagagaaaTATAAAAGACATAATTCTGAAATATCGTACAAATCAACATTGTGTGAatgatagattttttaaaagaagATGCCATTCCTAGGTTTAGGACTTGGGATTAATGATcatctttaataatttttaatactgATAAAACTTATCACATGCAACCATAATTCATCTTTAATGTCTCAAGCTGAAGGTTGTCTGTCTTGGTTTGGCTTTGCAGACCACATGTGCTCTTGTTCTTTCCTTGCTCCAAAGTCCAAAGAAGCTCAAGGGAAGGGGAGGTGAGTGGCCCCACTTGATTCTGACTAATGCTTTTAGTACATCAATGCATCCAAGtattttttgcaaaattttCTTATCTCTCAATAAGATgtaaatatgtaatttaaaaaaaaaattatgtaaattttaggaataattaaaataaaaaacactacgatgaaaaaaaaaaaagagtgaaaTTTAAGTGGCGGTGAAAATGAAGTATGGGTGACCACCTTCTATCATGTTGGCATTAGTACTGGATGGCGAAATACCAGCACATTTTCTTCAATCCAAGAGGCCTTTCACGTTTTACTTGGCTGGGTGAAAAATGAAAGTGACACGCAAGTGCACATTGATTGTGTGATTTCGGAAAGTGAGACTTCTCTTCTAGTGGGTTCCCCAAGTGGCAGAACAACCAAAGAAATGGAAGATTATACAAATGCAAACAAAAAGGAAAGTGTCACGAGACCTGAACATAATCAAATCATCCCAACTTGTGAATCAGACCGTCTCCGATCTTCAGTAttgttactttttaattttatccatCATCCATAAGAAGAGatttcgatttaatttattagGTGATTTTAGCCTTTACCCAATTAGATAAAATTGATATTCTCTTCTCAGACGGTGATAAAGCGAGAGTTTTGGGCTTTTTGAACGATATCGTCTCCTACAACCGTACGTCACCTGATTGACATTCTTATCTCTTTTTCACGTGGCTTGCCGTTGTCTATTTCCTTATTTTGTTTAGTAAGATTATCGCTAACCATCCAATTTATCTACTCCTCGGTCTCAGGCCACAACATCAGCTAATATTTCCTGTCCTGATGCAGATCTTCAAATTTTAGTTGCTGTGGGAATGTGGATAGGCGGTGACTGTTGTGTAAAATGTCGGGGATTTCGTTGAAACCCGGCGACGGTGTGAATGCATCTGTGTCTGTGTACTAGAAATTTCGGCACATGCATGCCACGCTCTCTCCCAGTTAAATTGCTCTGATTTATCTTGAGATCTACGATGTCACTGTCCAGTCCACTAATTAAGCAGCTTTTatctgaattatttttttttcaatgagtTTCTCGGTTGAATTTGTGATTAGATTTCGTCAACAAAAAAGTCAAAGAGGGCAAGACTCAATAAATCTGTCAGCATTATATATTTgtctaataataaaaaaaaatgatttaaaaaatgaaattacatTGCTATTGAGAATTATTCAAGagtaaaaatgaaataaacaatttttgattttaaaaaataaatgacatTTCTGATAGATTTTAGTTTATTAGAAtcatctttaaaattaaaatatcacgAATTTAAACTTCAGtaaaaatcaattatataaAAGATATAAACAATATTATTAGACAATTCAATAATTAAtccttgaaatttttattagttgatatttttattcattcttTCTTTGGAATGGGAGGGAAATTTTCATGAAAAACGTGAAAAATCAGAAAGGGGAATTGTATGCCATTCTGAGTTTCTATATATTACAGATATGAAGAGAAGCAAAGTGGGTGGTTACAATTTCATTTGATAAAATTACTATTGGcaaaatcttattaaaataaaattaatatatttatcaatTTCAATCAATAATACTGATTTAAAATATCTCAATAATACAATTTCAATCAATATATCTAAGTTCACACTAACAGTAGATGGAGtaccttttaatttaaattaaaaaattaaattaaataaatttaactcagtttaatcaatttaaaatttttaattaaattgatgtagtttaattttttattttaattaatttttatttttaatttaattatttatattaaaaataaattaaactatatcttatacatatataaaatacATTCCTCATCTAATCAAatccaaaaatattatttcaattcaattatttttaatatatcagtttgatttgatttaaagttttaagtttttCGATATTTCAAATTCGAAACGAACGGATCGataggttaaaaaaaaaaaagaattaattaaaattccaTCACGatctattctctctctctctctctatatatatcttTGCTTCTTCTTAGTCTTCATTCTCCGACTCCTTGTTTTGCTAACTAAACCGAAACCCAAGCTGAAGTGGCAAGGCCCGCTGAAATCCGAAAACAAGAAAACAAATTTCCCAACCAGTTTTCCCTCTCTTTCTCGCCGGAGCACTGAACGAGAAGGAGAGATACATTTCTTTGCAGCGATCTGGCTTTTTTCTTTGATGGCTACCTGCCATTTTGCAGTGTTCTTATAGTATCTCGTTTTTAGATTAGGCGGAAAGTGGAAGATGCAGAAGTGCAGATGGAGGGCGGTGGTGGTTTTGCGAAAGTTTCTAACTTTCGCGATATGCGCAATTACGATGATGGCTTTGCTCTCTGTACACGTGCAGGTATTCCCTTCCTCCAGAGCTCCTGACTTACCTGATCCTTACAAGCTTCCCACTACTACCACTCAGGTACATAACTGTTTTCTCTTTTATCCTCTTTTTATTCACTATAAAGAATTTCGATTAGGGTTTATTCTTTATCTTGCTTTGGAAACTTCTACCAATTTCTTGTTTCTGCCGCTTGATTCATTGTGCCTGAATTTTCTTGTTTTAAAGATTAGTTTTCGCTACTGTTTTTAGaggttttatttaaaaaaattaaatttcatttttgacTCTTGAACTTTTTTacaaattcttttaattgaagaAGGGGACATTAGCTTTAACACATCGTTATTTGTTAATTTGccatttattcatattttttcgtgatatatatattatttatcctATGATTGgaggtttattttttataaagaaaaaaaatgtcaCTGATAAGATTTCATTTCATCAGTATATTTTAGATTCTTTGGCTGTTAATATCTTAACATGGAGATTTTGTTTTTTCCCTCCACAATTTTGCTAATTTTTTGTTTCTTGAATTCGTGAATTTAAATGTTCCCATTTGCTAATTTCTGTAGCAGCTTGATGTCAATAAATACTCAATATTGAGCACTGAACAAGAACAAAGCTGGAGAAGAGATCGAACTCACAGCCATTTGTCCAAACCACCTCTTTCTTCCCGCAAGGTCTTTATATCTTTCtgctcttgcatgttttcagtgATTTTTCTATCTATAATGTAACAATGTAGAGtttgttttatgttgttttgttttattttttttgttattttcttaATAGTAAGAAAACAAAGGCAGTGGTGACAAATGAGATAGTTCTacttcttcttatttttttctatCACCATAGACCTGATTTTAAAGCGCCAGTGATCTAGGTTATATTTTGATACAAAGCAGTCATgcatctttcatgttttcactCCTTTAGACTTGACAGTTGGATGGTGCGAGGAGGAATTCGGATTCCAAGCTATGGAAGCCTCCATCAAATCGTGATTATTTGCCATGTGTGGAGCCTGGTCCTAACTATACATGTAAGTCttgcaaattaaaatttattctttttcctGTTTCACTGCAGCTTTGTATACTGATTATTCTAATTTTCTATTGTTCCTCAGCTCCTGGGGAGTCAGAAGGTTACCTTCTAGTTCATACAAATGGTGGGCTCAACCAGATGCGTGCTGGGGTctgtatttttttctttcatttatcaCTTGTTATCATCATTGCCAACCACAGATTTATTAAACAAAAAAGATATGTACAGTGATAATTGTTGGTCTATTCAAATTTATGATTGTTCTTATCTTTATAAGATAAGGTATTGTTATTATAGGACTATGTTACGTTTAGTGAGTTTTATGCAGCATCTTTCATCATTAATCAAGGGAATCAAGGAAATCTTTTCTTTGTTATCATACCTATCGTGATACTGATCCAAATTTTATGCTTTTTGTCTACTTTGTTTTGGTTATCGGTTATTGTTTAATATTAATGTGGCaatgaaaaatttcatttattgaTACATATTTGGATGTTTTCTTTGATTATTAGttaatgaaatatataattttttgttaattatatttgaGCATTAGAGCAATGTCATTGTTGAATTGCAGATTTGTGATATGGTAGCTGTTGCCCGAATAATAAATGCCACTCTTGTTGTTCCAGAACTGGATAAAAGGTCGTTTTGGCAAGACACTAGGTAATTTCAATTCCATGAAAATTTTACATTATCAATGTGTCTTGAGAATTCATGATGCCATAATTTGTTTAGTATTTGGTCTGCAGCAACTTTTCAGATGTGTTTGATGAAGATCATTTTATCAATGCACTAGCGAGTGatgtaaaaatcataaaaaggcTGCCTAAGGAAATGGCCAATGCTTCCAAAATAATCAAGCATTTTAGAAGCTGGTCTGGTATGGACTACTACCAAGGAGAGATAGCAAGCATGTGGAAAACTTATCGGGTATGCATGTTAAATGTTGCATATCCTTTCGCATTGTggtttttaggtattttgaatGCAGTCATTTGTCATTAATTTTCTGCAGGTCATTCGAGCGGCCAAGTCTGACTCTCGTTTGGCAAACAATAATCTCCCTCCAAATATTCAGAAGCTGCGATGTCGTGCTTGTTATGAAGCCCTTCGTTTTGCACCTCGAATTGAAGAGATGGGAAAAGTAAAGAAATAAACTTTTTTCACTTGTGTTGATTCTAGACATTGGAGTAACCATTTTTCAAGCTTTTCTACAACTGTCGTTAACATTTAGTACACTTGTGTTTTAGATGTTGGTGGAGCGGATGAGGTCATATGGTCCATACATTGCTTTACATTTAAGATATGAAAAGGACATGCTTGCTTTTAGTGGATGTACATATGGTTTATCTAGTGCCGAAGCTGATGAATTGAAGAAAATCAGGTATATGAATTTGTGTCTAATGCTCTGTTATAGAAAATTCAATATTTAAGCTTCTGAGATGTGTTAACTTTTCTCTTACTTGCAGAGAAGAAACTGCATATTGGAAAGTAAAGGAGATTGACTCTAGGGAGCAGAGATCCAAAGGTTACTGTCCTCTCATTCCAAAGGAGGTTGCTATGTTTCTCACCGCACTTGGATACCCCTCAAACACCCCCATATACATTGCTGCAGGAGAGATATATGGAGGTGATTCTCGCATGGCCGACTTGCAATCCCGCTATCCCATTTTAAAGAGCAAGGTATGCACTTATATAGGTAACTtcatattttccttttttttttctatgtgCAAATAATTGTTTGGCGTATATGTGATGACACATTTCAATTGAAATGGATGAGAGCTAATACATGCTAACTTGATCAACTAACACTTAATGTCAAACTCGTCACACATTGTTTTGACTTTTGGGTGGAGATGGATTAGAGATGCTACATAATTGTACTATCAACTATGTCCATCTGATCCTTTTTCAACATTTAGCTGTACATTTTATGAAGGTTGAATGGTTTTATGACTACCATTTTAGTTATCATCTTTGATTACTTTGCAGGAAAAATTGGCATCTGTTGAGGAGCTTGAACCATTCATTAATCATGCATCTCAAATGGCTGCGCTTGACTATATTGTGTCCATTGAAAGTGATGTGTTTATTCCATCATATTCTGGAAACATGGCAAGGGCAGTTGAAGGTCACCGTCGCTTTTTGGGGCATAGAAAAACAATTTCTCCTGATAGGTATGAGGAGTTCCCTCCTTTTcccctttgttttgaagtttccTTATTGAGTTCATTTCTAGCATGACTGTGATTGGAGTTGTTGCTGAATCCCATCTGTTTGCCCATCAGGAAACAGCTTGTTCATTTGTTTGACAAAATTGATCGGGGAAAACTGAAAGAAGGTGAAAGTTTATCaacaaaaataattgaaatccACAAAAGACGGTATGTGTTATGTTTATATGAGTGAAATCTACCTTGTACCTACTATTACCCAGAAATCTACCTTGTACCAACGCACAATGCCAATGGTAGGGAGGAAAAAGTTCTATTGTTCTTCTTCTAACCTACTCAGTGTGGGATTCCTTGTGCTTCCTTTGCACTGCCCGCAAGGGCAATGGTAGGCGGAAGAGAATTTTGCTCAATAAGTTAGCTTCTGTCGTATCTCCTGACATATATTATatagaactcaaaaatctctgTGAGAATAAGAAATTATGAAGAGCTCAATTTTCCATTTCTTCTTTAATTTAGCTTCCATTAACCAATGGCCTAAGCTGTTGAATTCCTTGACCTTCATTTGCTAGAGGGCTTGTAAATATCACTGTGCTATGGGTCCATAGGACCAATGGCAGGCGACAGAGAGTTCTTGCCCAGTAAGTTAGATTTCTGGGTATCTTCCAGGGTCATTGTTATAGTTATTGAGCATGAATTATATAACTGCTGAGGGAGTATGAAACTATAAAGAGCTGGTCTTCTCTGTTTTACCAGCttctaaattttttgaattacaAAGTTCCTTAATTTGACGTGTTTCTATATTGGTCGCACAGGCAAGGATCCCCAAGGAGGAGAAAAGGTCCCATATCAGGAACAAAGGGCATGGAGAGGTTTCGTTCTGAAGAAGCCTTTTATGTAAATCCGTTGCCAGATTGTTTGTGTCAGAGGCATTCACCAAATTCAAACATCTCTCTCATGATCAAGTAATTTGGGTGTGGAAGAATAACTCCCTTGGGATAAAAAAATCCCCGTGATGGCTGGATACTAACAATTTGACAAGTCGGTATCTGTGGAAGGTTTTACAAACTGGTTGTGCCTTTAGGAGTTGGGAATACGGAATTTGTACATCTTGAGTTTAGATAGAGGGATAAAATATTGGAGATATAGATGAAAGATTATTTGCAGAATGCAGTTGGCTGCGAGGAAGAACGGGCCAAGGGgattgggggggggggggggggtgaggGAGGGTGGAATACCTGAAACCAGGACTTGCATCTGTCAAGGAATGTAGCAAGTGCTCGGACATAATGGCAAAAAATCCATATTCTGTGTAAGGGATTCATTGCGGATGCGATGCTTGTGCCAATCTCGGAAAATGATGTTTCTTCTCTTccccctctttttatttatttgttttgatgTATCTATCTATTCATGGCTTTCAAttcaataaaatgaaatatttacttaaaaaaatatatattaggaAATCTGCCAAGGACTTCATTACCTGAGCATTTCTGTTCCTGTTGCTGCATTGTCTTTTAATATGATATGGGATTCAGCAAGCTAGCTAATAAAAGTTGGGGGGGTTTATCCAAGAAATTTGAGATTGAACTTAGCTTTATTTCAGAATATATAACCTaccctttccatttttaacaAAGATCGGAAGGCAGAGAGCCAACATAGACTTGTAGCAAGACTCTGGCTGCTTCATCACATGTTGTAGCAAAATTAAAGCCAATAACATCAAATCCCGAAGCCAACCTAGGAACATCCTCAATCACACTCCAGATGGCTAGTGGCGAAGGACGGCCCAAAGAGAACGAATGAAAATTTGGGCGTCCTTCAATAGTGACTTTGTTGAAACCTCTTGACTTAAACTAAACTGCTTCACTGCAGGCTAGGGATTCTAGAATATGGAGATTTGTCATTACTTGAAAATACTTGCAGAACCAGCCTTCAGGTTGTCCAGGTGGTCTCTGTCCACAGCTGCTACTGCCACTGAACAGAGTTGAGTTGAGATTGCAAGCATCAGAATTGACATTAATGACTTCCATTGTTGGATGAATCCAATGAAAAGGGGAACGGACACTTTCTGGAGCCATAGGATACTCTAGGAATGAGCTAAGGAAAATTCTTCCTCATGAGGCCAGGTTGCAGAACTGATCTTTACAGCTTCGGTTGTTCAAAGTTGGGGCGTTTCTAGTTTCTACTCTAACAAATATACGAAAGAAGAAAGAATGACATAGGAACGAACTCCCAATTGGGTTTAGGCCCTGGATCACGCTGGTGAGTGTTGGAAGCCATGCTCTGCATGAGGTGGGCCCCGAAATAACCAGATTTCACCCAATAAGATCCCATATAATCATATCGCCACACAAGATTAGTTATTCCTGCAAAATAACCTTACCAGCATGGAGATTATATTATCCACTTTCTTCCTCTTGAAAGTTTTCTCTTGATGGATCGGGTTTACTTATCCATTTCCACCCCCTAAATGGGTTGGTGGGTCACTCTCCTAACTGGAGATCGCTTCTACAAAACGATAGGATATCTCATATCTGATATCTTCTCGTGAAATTAACATACACATTCTCCACACGTATTGCCACGTAAGCCGCTCCAATATCCTCTTCCCTCTTCTCGTTGTTTCCGTTTTCTTTTTCAAGCGGTGAAGAACAAAGCGCGGAGCA
This genomic window contains:
- the LOC110606931 gene encoding O-fucosyltransferase 7 isoform X1, which translates into the protein MQKCRWRAVVVLRKFLTFAICAITMMALLSVHVQVFPSSRAPDLPDPYKLPTTTTQQLDVNKYSILSTEQEQSWRRDRTHSHLSKPPLSSRKLDGARRNSDSKLWKPPSNRDYLPCVEPGPNYTSPGESEGYLLVHTNGGLNQMRAGICDMVAVARIINATLVVPELDKRSFWQDTSNFSDVFDEDHFINALASDVKIIKRLPKEMANASKIIKHFRSWSGMDYYQGEIASMWKTYRVIRAAKSDSRLANNNLPPNIQKLRCRACYEALRFAPRIEEMGKMLVERMRSYGPYIALHLRYEKDMLAFSGCTYGLSSAEADELKKIREETAYWKVKEIDSREQRSKGYCPLIPKEVAMFLTALGYPSNTPIYIAAGEIYGGDSRMADLQSRYPILKSKLSSLITLQEKLASVEELEPFINHASQMAALDYIVSIESDVFIPSYSGNMARAVEGHRRFLGHRKTISPDRKQLVHLFDKIDRGKLKEGESLSTKIIEIHKRRQGSPRRRKGPISGTKGMERFRSEEAFYVNPLPDCLCQRHSPNSNISLMIK
- the LOC110606931 gene encoding O-fucosyltransferase 7 isoform X3 gives rise to the protein MQKCRWRAVVVLRKFLTFAICAITMMALLSVHVQVFPSSRAPDLPDPYKLPTTTTQQLDVNKYSILSTEQEQSWRRDRTHSHLSKPPLSSRKLDGARRNSDSKLWKPPSNRDYLPCVEPGPNYTSPGESEGYLLVHTNGGLNQMRAGICDMVAVARIINATLVVPELDKRSFWQDTSNFSDVFDEDHFINALASDVKIIKRLPKEMANASKIIKHFRSWSGMDYYQGEIASMWKTYRVIRAAKSDSRLANNNLPPNIQKLRCRACYEALRFAPRIEEMGKMLVERMRSYGPYIALHLRYEKDMLAFSGCTYGLSSAEADELKKIREETAYWKVKEIDSREQRSKGYCPLIPKEVAMFLTALGYPSNTPIYIAAGEIYGGDSRMADLQSRYPILKSKEKLASVEELEPFINHASQMAALDYIVSIESDVFIPSYSGNMARAVEGHRRFLGHRKTISPDRKQLVHLFDKIDRGKLKEGESLSTKIIEIHKRRQGSPRRRKGPISGTKGMERFRSEEAFYVNPLPDCLCQRHSPNSNISLMIK
- the LOC110606931 gene encoding O-fucosyltransferase 7 isoform X2; this translates as MQKCRWRAVVVLRKFLTFAICAITMMALLSVHVQVFPSSRAPDLPDPYKLPTTTTQLDVNKYSILSTEQEQSWRRDRTHSHLSKPPLSSRKLDGARRNSDSKLWKPPSNRDYLPCVEPGPNYTSPGESEGYLLVHTNGGLNQMRAGICDMVAVARIINATLVVPELDKRSFWQDTSNFSDVFDEDHFINALASDVKIIKRLPKEMANASKIIKHFRSWSGMDYYQGEIASMWKTYRVIRAAKSDSRLANNNLPPNIQKLRCRACYEALRFAPRIEEMGKMLVERMRSYGPYIALHLRYEKDMLAFSGCTYGLSSAEADELKKIREETAYWKVKEIDSREQRSKGYCPLIPKEVAMFLTALGYPSNTPIYIAAGEIYGGDSRMADLQSRYPILKSKLSSLITLQEKLASVEELEPFINHASQMAALDYIVSIESDVFIPSYSGNMARAVEGHRRFLGHRKTISPDRKQLVHLFDKIDRGKLKEGESLSTKIIEIHKRRQGSPRRRKGPISGTKGMERFRSEEAFYVNPLPDCLCQRHSPNSNISLMIK
- the LOC110606931 gene encoding O-fucosyltransferase 7 isoform X4, with product MQKCRWRAVVVLRKFLTFAICAITMMALLSVHVQVFPSSRAPDLPDPYKLPTTTTQLDVNKYSILSTEQEQSWRRDRTHSHLSKPPLSSRKLDGARRNSDSKLWKPPSNRDYLPCVEPGPNYTSPGESEGYLLVHTNGGLNQMRAGICDMVAVARIINATLVVPELDKRSFWQDTSNFSDVFDEDHFINALASDVKIIKRLPKEMANASKIIKHFRSWSGMDYYQGEIASMWKTYRVIRAAKSDSRLANNNLPPNIQKLRCRACYEALRFAPRIEEMGKMLVERMRSYGPYIALHLRYEKDMLAFSGCTYGLSSAEADELKKIREETAYWKVKEIDSREQRSKGYCPLIPKEVAMFLTALGYPSNTPIYIAAGEIYGGDSRMADLQSRYPILKSKEKLASVEELEPFINHASQMAALDYIVSIESDVFIPSYSGNMARAVEGHRRFLGHRKTISPDRKQLVHLFDKIDRGKLKEGESLSTKIIEIHKRRQGSPRRRKGPISGTKGMERFRSEEAFYVNPLPDCLCQRHSPNSNISLMIK